The genomic segment gagttttatttatattcttcTATTTAGGTTTTATGCCAGCCTTACTTACAGAATTGAGAAGGCCTGTTCCTTCATCATTTTATGTTCGtacttttcatcttttctatctaaaatattatttaaactaatttttaaaCATGTTAGAAACTTAAAAAATCCTTTGATGATAATTCTATAAATAGAAGTCAACATAAAGAATATTCTCATAGAGGAAAGAAAGTACAAAAAAGTGCTGTAGGGATAGtttagtgaaaagaaaaagcttattAAATGAGAGCTGCAAGTTCTTACTCAGACTTATTGGAGTTAGATGTCCACTACAAGTTATTTCTTCAACATTTCCCTGTTCATGTGGTTTTAAGGGGTTGAAAAAGGCTTAAATTTAAGCCCTTGAGATTGAACACAGTCTAAACTTTTTTCAGTTTATCAAACTGAAGAGtatgtaggcacagacgtagcttggaccagccagcttgaataaagatggtagggataagttaatgcagctggcatgctacttcagaaacaggtgctgcaagttaatcaattgggccctgggtgatctcatgggcagaagcagcatataaggaggtagctagcaaaggaagggtggcttcgagtcagctctggtggttgtactatgttgcccctgtatgtctctgcacgtgcattacttagaccctctacgtctttgagtgaatattgccttcacaacaacaacatttggtgaccccgacgtgattcgctgaattggttggatcaagaaccctcggcagaaaagcacttggattcctgctggaaaaggcaagtaatctgagcaaactgatataatgggaaaaatgctaagcaaagaggaaagtcctattgacacccttcagcatatccttgcggaaaaaggattcaattatgaaagagagcctttgctaagacttgtaagatggggacaggaagtaggtctctttgcttctccccaagaagtatatgaaaaaggacactgggaaaagctaggagacatgttgaataatgctattggcttgtgtaaattggtatcatccattatacaccagctagaagctgagcgtgctgccgctgctgccatgaaagcagaagctgctgcaccatctgcgttcccggtggatgctaaaagattctttggaggtggtgacttcatagtgccatcggctccacctctagaagaaaatactcagagattcttcggaggggataatgtcgtaatacccttggctccacctctggaagaggagagcatggatgtgagcccacctcccccagaaccccctagagcaccgttccaggagccgaatacacacattgcttctcctcccctcccacccacccttcaccatcctgccccatcccacccttctgctatacctgaaggagtacctaacagagaacggaaggtacgttttacaaatgatatgccgttgcccctgagctcatcaatccctgagtgtattcctctgccatcatcacccccaacttctagtgaagatcaacaaagacaattattaaaggaagagttaatacaacacggagaagatatgaaacacactttggcccagctggaggaactgatagaaaaaccaaaagcaacagctaatcaactgttggaacgaattaatgaattaaccaaaacaaagattaaagtttcatccccacaggtactcagagatcctCGTCCAGATgattatgatccggctaagaaatggagaggcctcatacgtgatgcggtaatcgaaggcgaatttattccgcaagcctttccagtaataacagcacaaagaaaacgacaatgggcacctttagattggaaattggtaagagaaggccagaaagcggtaatgcaatatggcttgtccaacccatacgttcagacgttactggatcatatttttgccagtgggttaatgactccatttgactgccggaagcttgcagaaactttcctgaagcccactcaggtattactatgggagtctgaatgggaaaaaagagttgatctgatggtggtggaaaacatggacttacaacagggagatccgcggcgagtcgtcacagcagacatgatgctgggtaaaggagcattcgctgatcctcaggtacaagcccggctgcatgaagctatcttgcagcaaacacagacactggcacgtcaagcatttaagattgttcctgatatgggggtgccagttccctcatatacaactattattcaaaaacctaatgagcctttcatgaccttcttagaccgcctaagagcagctctggatcgtataccaaacatgtcggctgaagtaaaggcggaaataggattacacttagcagttgctaacgctaatcatgactgcaaaaagatcctgcaggctctcccgcggacagcaactttggtcgacatgatagaagcctgctctagggtaggatcgtcagcacatttagctgaggcaatggcaacagcattgaaacctttagttcaagcccacaaaggagatcggaggccaaagtgctttaactgtggaaaaataggacacgtgaaaaatcaatgtcggtccagaccattggtatggacaaacagctccgccaggccatctgggtccaatggcagatttcatggt from the Colius striatus isolate bColStr4 chromosome 2, bColStr4.1.hap1, whole genome shotgun sequence genome contains:
- the LOC133624945 gene encoding endogenous retrovirus group K member 21 Gag polyprotein-like, with translation MDLQQGDPRRVVTADMMLGKGAFADPQVQARLHEAILQQTQTLARQAFKIVPDMGVPVPSYTTIIQKPNEPFMTFLDRLRAALDRIPNMSAEVKAEIGLHLAVANANHDCKKILQALPRTATLVDMIEACSRVGSSAHLAEAMATALKPLVQAHKGDRRPKCFNCGKIGHVKNQCRSRPLVWTNSSARPSGSNGRFHGNCYRCGKFGHRATECRSRVARHTMPKGNGLTSAKRASAMTQKRPSTPRAAWMASDQPLQEAQEWMWKQQ